One window of Vespula pensylvanica isolate Volc-1 chromosome 15, ASM1446617v1, whole genome shotgun sequence genomic DNA carries:
- the LOC122634553 gene encoding acyl-CoA-binding protein homolog, with protein MSLDQKFEAAETAVKALTKRPTDEELLELYALYKQATIGDCDTPKPGIFDLKGKAKWEAWKSKKGNSKEAAKEAYIKHVGELMEKYK; from the exons ATGTCTCTCGATCAG AAATTCGAAGCAGCCGAAACAGCGGTAAAAGCTCTTACCAAGCGTCCTACCGACGAAGAACTTTTAGAACTGTATGCCCTTTACAAACAAGCTACGATAGGGGATTGCGATACGC CGAAGCCCGGTATATTCGATTTGAAAGGAAAGGCAAAATGGGAAGCTTGGAAAAGCAAGAAAGGTAATTCGAAAGAAGCGGCTAAAGAGGCGTACATTAAGCATGTCGGCGAATTgatggaaaaatataaatga
- the LOC122634554 gene encoding dystrobrevin beta — MAEEVAGGSSNSSSGEASRLQLLQEMRQQNFDSIRFASYRTACKLRFIQKKVHLHNVDIWNVIEAFRENGLNTLEPSSTLGVSRLETLLSSLFHALNKRVPVSQQAKVDATTALLMNWLLAAYTSGENNKISVFSVKVALATLCAGKLMDKFRYIYSQISDGNGHMIHWRFADYLKEVLSLTAAVYESPSFGYSEGLANTIFPPNSKVTVNDFLDTLMSDPGPHCLIWLPLYHRMAAVETVAHPIMCDACHKENFTGFRYRCQKCHSYQLCQDCFWRGKVSGTHNNDHETREYSSFKSPSKQIGHSLRKSFRCVPEKGKNNIPRFPEQPEKTLDLSHIVPPSPLPSHNGFPDPSFMAPFDSGSMDSRSTLRSMDSSRLDDEHKLIARYAQRLAQEARTMPRTTSRMSQADQAGRTPSDANLASLDASRAQRELISQLEAKNKEIMREIARLRRQQEIEAAGLENPALMSELRALRQRKDELETHLATLQDSRRQLMVQLEGLMKMLKNHQASPRSTPNSSPRSTKSPPLPPGTVTSSRSAPATPGGTLSTTPQQQQPQQQQQQQQQQQQQQQQQQHQMSQSYQSSVPTTSVPNMSGSAILGTIQNPIPDSLSCVGGDVRSAFRTNSLPGSGSSSANNSLGRSLRNDLLVAADSVTNAMSTLVRELNSDSDQEDHSHNSGRFLRKPLDFEAGEDGDDSSGGGNSWREELQRRYQQENDFLAELRARNVNMSQTERTPAASSNEQEQDRGDREEAEGGKEDENETDWSEAVKRWVNR, encoded by the exons ATGGCGGAAGAGGTCGCAGGAGGTTCTAGCAATAGCAGCAGCGGCGAAGCCAGCAGATTGCAGCTTCTGCAAGAGATGCGCCAACAAAACTTTGATAGCATACGATTCGCTTCTTATCGTACAGCTTGCAAGCTTAGATTTATTCAGAAGAAAGTTCACT TGCACAACGTAGACATATGGAATGTGATCGAAGCGTTTCGAGAAAATGGCCTAAATACTCTAGAGCCGTCTAGTACGTTGGGAGTATCTAGGCTAGAAACTCTCCTGTCTTCCTTATTTCATGCGCTTAACAAGAGGGTGCCGGTGTCTCAACAAGCCAAAGTCGACGCTACCACGGCGCTGTTGATGAATTGGCTCTTGGCGGCGTATACCAGTGG ggaaaataataagatatccGTATTTTCGGTGAAGGTGGCATTGGCCACGTTGTGCGCTGGGAAGCTCATGGACAAGTTTCGAT ATATATACTCGCAAATATCCGACGGTAACGGACACATGATACACTGGAGGTTCGCCGACTACTTGAAAGAGGTTTTGTCATTAACGGCAGCGGTCTACGAGTCACCGTCCTTTGGATATTCGGAGGGTCTCGCGAACACCATTTTCCCCCCT AATTCCAAAGTGACGGTCAATGATTTTCTGGATACGCTCATGTCCGATCCCGGGCCGCACTGTTTGATTTGGCTCCCGTTATATCACAGAATGGCGGCCGTTGAAACGG TGGCTCATCCCATCATGTGCGACGCCTGTCACAAGGAGAATTTTACCGGTTTCCGATACAGATGTCAAAAGTGTCACTCTTATCAACTATGTCAGGACTGCTTTTGGCGTGGCAAAGTTTCCGGGACTCATAACAACGATCACGAAACCAGAGAGTACAGTAGTTTT AAATCGCCGAGCAAACAAATCGGTCATTCTTTGCGCAAAAGCTTCAGATGCGTTCCCGAAAAGGGGAAAAACAACATACCTAGATTTCCCGAGCAGCCAGAAAAAACGTTGGACTTGTCGCACATAGT CCCACCGTCGCCTTTACCATCTCACAACGGTTTTCCAGATCCAAGTTTCATGGCTCCCTTCGATTCCGGATCCATGGATAGCCGATCTACCTTGAGAAG TATGGATAGTTCAAGACTGGACGACGAACATAAATTAATAGCACGATATGCACAAAGGTTGGCACAAGAAGCTAGGACCATG CCACGTACTACGTCCAGAATGTCGCAAGCTGACCAAGCG GGTAGAACACCGTCGGACGCCAATTTGGCATCGTTGGACGCATCGAGAGCGCAACGTGAACTTATATCGCAGTTAGAAgcgaagaataaagaaataatgcgAGAAATTGCAAGGTTAAG gaGACAACAAGAGATAGAGGCGGCAGGATTGGAGAATCCTGCTCTCATGTCGGAGTTGAGAGCATTGAGACAGAGAAAGGATGAATTGGAGACTCATTTGGCCACTTTGCAAGATTCCAGGAGACAATTGATGGTTCAATTGGAAGGTCTTATGAAAATGTTAAAG AATCATCAGGCATCTCCTAGATCAACCCCAAACAGTTCGCCAAGGAGCACAAAATCTCCTCCGTTACCTCCTGGTACAGTGACAAGTAGTAGATCGGCACCAGCCACTCCAGGTGGAACGTTGTCAACGACTCCTCAACAGCAACAAccgcaacagcaacaacaacagcagcagcagcagcaacaacaacaacaacaacaacaaca TCAAATGTCGCAAAGCTACCAGAGTTCCGTACCAACGACATCGGTACCGAACATGTCGGGCAGTGCTATACTTGGAACAATACAGAATCCTATTCCAGATAGTCTTTCGTGTGTCGGAGGCGACGTAAG GTCTGCGTTCAGGACAAACAGCCTGCCAGGAAGCGGTTCCAGCAGTGCGAATAATAGTTTGGGCCGATCCTTACGGAACGATCTGTTGGTAGCCGCCGACAGTGTTACTAATGCCATGTCAACGTTGGTCAGGGAATTAAATTCAG ACTCAGACCAGGAGGACCATTCTCACAACTCGGGACGTTTTCTCAGAAAACCGCTGG ATTTCGAGGCAGGTGAAGACGGCGACGACAGCAGCGGCGGTGGTAATTCTTGGCGCGAGGAACTTCAACGTCGTTATCAACAGGAGAACGATTTTCTGGCCGAATTGAGAGCGAGGAACGTCAATATGTCGCAAACCGAACGCACTCCGGCCGCTTCGTCGAACGAACAGGAACAGGATAGGGGTGACAGAGAGGAGGCGGAAGGTGGAAAGGAGGATGAAAATGAGACGGATTGGTCGGAGGCTGTGAAAAGATGGGTAAAccgataa
- the LOC122634541 gene encoding hexamerin-like produces the protein MRYTFPLLTLVALGAAIAPQQKQRAANQELLQKQQNSIDLLQQITQDNIPNPQLNQLGHTYDIVANSNKYKNPIIAEYYGNAVKDGLVQPRGTAFSNSVDQLRKEAALLQKILLDAIDYQTFLNTAAYARVNVNEGQFLQAFTAAVLQRQDTQGIILPPRYEILPQYYFDSRIIQEAEKIGSQIIHSSNVQNVVIPVNQTAYLPHGEDQLSYFTHDVGLANYYAYVHLASNILQQEQQQQQQQQQQQQQQQQQQQQQHQQHQHQQHQQQQQEQQQQQQQQQQQHYYQLGGYQPSEQDSPIGKGSRSAYLHQQLLAHYQLNRLANGLGPINHFDYVTVQAPFEPHLQHPNGLPFPGRPEILNLEQQGLQQQELSEAVKTLEQRLIEAIDSGYVQTSQGVLLSLYQPQGLNILAELIQGTGKSVNPRYYGSLQAAANQLLGNAPHVQNIYDYTPSVLEHAETSVRDPAFYQLYQKVINLYKRYQKSLPPYQYNDLVLPGVTIQSVVVSPLTTFFDEYYVSLNEVTVQGQEQGIQGGQNGQQGQDAQEERQQGSQQGQQQGVQQGQQQGQQQGQQQGQQQGQQQGQQQGPTVQAKLMRLDHHPYSYQITVQSQRYIPGAVVRVYLGPKHDYQGQPISISQHRQLFVEFDQFVHELQQGQNVIIRNSQQTPGRSYDYPSTQTIQEGVNAAINSQQPLYITKPQHIYGFPARLSLPKGTYNGLPLQLLVVISAASTAQQNSHYGPVVQQEYQNYQEHYQIVGAKEYQQQQGQLLQMQGVKKTVEVLPEQNNLGQFIEAIDTEHSNFYAKKGQSPYSQVIANQYGHVQQQLHHQYVQQQQNPGQQQSAVGVQGGVQAGVQGIVPIHGVQAGVQAGVQAGVQEGVQAGVQGQVGVQGVVQGGVQGAGVQGGVQGGAQGGAQGGVQGGIYASNTIGWQGQHGSQGQHVDWHSQYGWLGQQGPSAQYHSSGKTHAGGYQGVYQTGSQAAQEQQVDNYYQNTDISDVIGGAISLDGRPYGYPLDRPLASSALAVSNIYVCDVDVKHEGQPTNMINQ, from the exons ATGCGGTATACATTCCCTCTATTGACGCTCGTGGCCCTCGGGGCGGCTATAGCTCCGCAGCAAAAGCAGCGTGCtg CGAATCAAGAACTCTTGCAGAAGCAGCAGAATTCCATCGACCTTCTTCAACAGATCACTCAGGATAATATACCAAACCCGCAACTCAATCAACTCGGCCATACCTACGACATTGTTGCCAACTCcaataagtataaaaatccGATAATCGCCGAGTATTACGGCAATGCCGTTAAAGACGGTTTGGTTCAGCCTAGGGGCACTGCCTTCTCCAACTCTGTCGATCAACTGCGTAAAGAAGCAGCTCTTCTTCAAAAGATCTTATTGGATGCAATCGACTATCAAACTTTCTTAAATACCGCCGCTTATGCTCGCGTTAATGTCAACGAAGGACAATTCCTTCAG GCCTTCACCGCTGCCGTCTTACAACGTCAAGACACCCAAGGGATAATTTTACCTCCAAGATACGAAATCTTGCCCCAATACTACTTTGACTCTAGAATCATCCAGGAAGCGGAAAAAATCGGTTCGCAAATTATTCACTCTTCGAACGTTCAAAATGTTGTCATTCCTGTTAACCAAACCGCATACTTGCCACACGGAGAAGATCAGCTTTCTTACTTCACACATGACGTCGGACTCGCAAATTACTACGCTTACGTTCATCTAGCTAGTAACATCTTGCAACAG gaacaacaacagcagcagcagcagcaacagcagcagcagcagcagcagcagcagcaacagcagcagcatcagCAACACCAGCATCAGCAGCatcagcagcaacaacaggagcagcagcaacagcagcagcaacagcaacagcaacattACTATCAATTAGGAGGTTACCAGCCGTCCGAACAAGATAGTCCAATCGGTAAAGGAAGCCGATCCGCCTACCTTCACCAACAACTTCTGGCCCATTACCAATTGAATCGCCTTGCCAACGGACTTGGTCCGATCAATCACTTCGACTACGTTACCGTACAGGCTCCGTTCGAGCCTCATCTTCAACATCCCAATGGTCTTCCGTTCCCTGGACGTCCAGAAATCTTGAATCTTGAACAACAAGGTCTACAACAACAGGAATTGAGCGAGGCTGTGAAGACTTTGGAACAGAGATTGATCGAAGCCATCGACTCTGGATACGTTCAAACTTCGCAAGGTGTTCTATTATCCCTTTACCAACCGCAAGGCTTGAACATTCTTGCCGAATTGATTCAAGGAACTGGCAAGAGTGTAAATCCAAG ATACTATGGCAGCCTTCAAGCAGCAGCTAACCAACTCCTTGGCAACGCTCCCCATGTTCAAAATATTTACGACTATACGCCATCCGTTTTGGAACATGCCGAGACATCTGTTCGCGATCCAGCCTTCTACCAACTTTACCAAAAAGTAATCAATCTCTACAAGCGTTATCAAAAATCCTTGCCACCGTACCAATACAACGATCTCGTTCTTCCCGGCGTTACCATCCAATCCGTTGTTGTCTCCCCATTGACGACTTTCTTCGACGAGTATTACGTGAGCCTTAACGAGGTAACCGTTCAAGGACAAGAGCAAGGAATTCAAGGTGGACAGAACGGTCAACAAGGACAAGATGCCCAAGAAGAACGGCAACAAGGCTCGCAACAAGGACAACAGCAAGGCGTGCAACAAGGACAGCAGCAAGGACAACAGCAAGGACAACAGCAAGGACAACAGCAAGGACAACAGCAAGGACAACAGCAAGGACCAACTGTTCAGGCTAAACTAATGAGATTGGATCATCACCCGTACAGTTATCAAATCACCGTTCAAAGTCAGAGATACATCCCCGGCGCAGTCGTTCGCGTCTATCTTGGACCAAAACACGATTACCAAGGGCAACCAATTAGCATATCTCAACACAGACAATTATTCGTAGAATTCGACCAGTTCGTTCACGAGC TGCAACAAGGGCAAAATGTCATCATTAGGAACTCCCAACAGACGCCAGGACGAAGCTACGACTATCCATCGACGCAAACCATCCAAGAAGGCGTTAACGCTGCCATTAACTCTCAGCAGCCGTTATACATCACCAAA CCGCAACACATCTATGGGTTCCCTGCCAGGTTATCTCTTCCCAAGGGTACTTACAACGGTTTACCACTCCAGCTTCTCGTAGTGATCTCCGCCGCATCAACGGCACAGCAGAATTCACACTATGGACCAGTCGTCCAACAAGAATACCAGAATTATCAGGAACATTATCAGATAGTAGGAGCTAAAGAGTATCAACAGCAGCAGGGGCAGCTCTTGCAGATGCAGGGTGTGAAGAAAACCGTAGAAGTTTTGCCCGAGCAAAATAATCTAGGACAATTTATCGAAG CCATCGACACAGAGCACAGTAATTTTTACGCGAAAAAAGGACAATCTCCGTACAGCCAAGTGATAGCTAATCAGTATGGGCACGTACAGCAGCAATTGCATCACCAATACGTACAGCAACAACAAAACCCCGGACAGCAACAATCGGCCGTTGGCGTTCAAGGCGGAGTTCAAGCTGGCGTACAAG GTATCGTGCCTATACACGGCGTGCAAGCTGGCGTGCAAGCTGGCGTACAAGCTGGCGTACAAGAAGGCGTACAAGCGGGAGTACAAGGGCAAGTAGGCGTACAAGGAGTAGTACAAGGAGGTGTGCAAGGAGCAGGAGTACAAGGAGGAGTACAAGGAGGAGCACAAGGTGGAGCGCAAGGAGGTGTACAAGGTGGTATATACGCTTCCAATACGATCGGCTGGCAAGGGCAACACGGTTCTCAAGGTCAACACGTTGATTGGCATAGCCAATACGGTTGGCTAGGACAACAAGGACCGTCGGCGCAATATCACAGCAGCGGAAAAACGCACGCGGGTGGATATCAAGGCGTCTATCAAACTGGCAGCCAAGCTGCTCAGGAGCAACAAGTCGATAACTACTACCAGAACACGGACATTTCCGATGTCATCGGTGGTGCCATTTCCCTCGACGGCAGACCCTACGGTTACCCATTGGACAGACCTCTTGCTTCCAGTGCTCTTGCAGTTTCCAACATTTACGTTTGCGACGTTGACGTCAAACACGAGGGTCAACCCACCAATATGATCAACCAGTAA
- the LOC122634552 gene encoding troponin C, which yields MEEDEQKMAVMRKAFQMFDTTKSGFIDTLKISTILNTMGQLFDDGELNAIIEENDPEGTGKVNFDGFCRIAGRFLEEEDAEAMQEELKEAFRLYDREGNGYITTATLKEILAALDDKLTSSDLDGIIAEIDTDGSGTVDFDEFMEMMTGE from the exons ATG gaagaagacgagCAAAAAATGGCGGTAATGCGTAAAGCCTTCCAAATGTTCGACACAACGAAGAGCGGTTTCATCGATACCCTCAAGATATCAACGATATTGAACACGATGGGTCAACTCTTCGACGATGGAGAACTGAATGCGATAATAGAGGAAAACGATCCCGAAGGTACGGGCAAGGTGAACTTTGATGGATTCTGTAGGATCGCAGGACGATTTCTCGAGGAAGAAGACGCCGAAGCGATGCAGGAGGAACTTAAGGAGGCCTTCCGATTGTACGACAGAGAAGGAAACGGTTATATCACTACGGCTACGctgaaagaaattttagcTGCGTTAGATGACAAATTAACTAGTTCCGATCTTGACGGCATAATCGCTGAAATCGATACAGACGGTTCTGGAACGGTGGACTTTGACG AATTCATGGAAATGATGACAGGCGAGTGA